In a genomic window of Mycoplasma iguanae:
- the nusG gene encoding transcription termination/antitermination protein NusG, with protein MNNKLFNWYMVSTVSGKEDKVKEALETKIKSQPEIAEMYEEVYIFKAPHLSPRDLEKKRAGEKYTVKMNNIYKGYIFIRMQMTDETWFLVRNTQYVTGLIGSSGKGTKPTPISDAKFKKMLENEVRLAKDFEVSASKSEFFQGVFVEITDGPFLGESGMVIESDDDNRIAVVELEIFGKKTPTQLDHTVLKVK; from the coding sequence ATGAATAATAAATTATTTAATTGATATATGGTTTCAACAGTTTCAGGAAAAGAAGATAAAGTTAAGGAAGCTTTAGAAACAAAAATAAAATCTCAACCAGAAATTGCTGAGATGTATGAAGAAGTTTATATCTTCAAAGCACCACACTTAAGTCCACGCGATTTAGAAAAAAAACGTGCAGGTGAGAAATACACAGTAAAAATGAATAACATTTATAAGGGTTATATTTTTATAAGAATGCAAATGACTGATGAAACATGATTTTTAGTACGTAATACTCAATATGTTACAGGTTTAATCGGTTCTTCAGGAAAAGGAACTAAACCAACTCCTATTTCTGATGCTAAGTTTAAAAAAATGTTAGAAAATGAAGTACGCTTAGCAAAAGACTTTGAAGTATCAGCTTCAAAGTCCGAATTTTTTCAAGGTGTTTTTGTTGAAATTACTGATGGTCCATTTTTAGGTGAAAGTGGAATGGTTATAGAAAGTGATGATGACAATCGTATTGCTGTTGTAGAGTTAGAAATTTTTGGAAAAAAAACTCCAACACAATTGGATCACACTGTTTTAAAAGTAAAATAA
- the secE gene encoding preprotein translocase subunit SecE, with translation MTKKTKEKKYVLRNFILELKRVRWPSAKTSSSSFWKIIVFVLIFMGIFFVITLVASILWTSLGVGLE, from the coding sequence ATGACTAAAAAAACAAAAGAAAAAAAATATGTTTTACGTAATTTTATTTTAGAACTTAAAAGAGTGCGTTGACCTTCTGCTAAAACTTCATCAAGTTCATTTTGAAAAATCATTGTTTTTGTTCTAATTTTTATGGGTATTTTTTTTGTGATAACTTTAGTTGCTTCAATATTATGAACAAGTTTAGGTGTAGGTTTAGAATAG
- the rpmG gene encoding 50S ribosomal protein L33: MSQKKISLACEICRTKNYQKNKSNTARLIISKYCKKCKINQIHKEEK; this comes from the coding sequence ATGTCTCAAAAAAAGATATCTTTAGCATGCGAAATTTGTAGGACTAAAAATTATCAAAAAAACAAGTCCAATACAGCAAGATTAATAATTTCTAAATACTGTAAAAAATGTAAAATTAATCAAATACACAAGGAAGAAAAATAA
- a CDS encoding YwaF family protein, whose amino-acid sequence MSRNAISWRGNQLTFAASAPLFWTFFALILLLMMLVWIYKEKTSAYFQNVTRIMFMPKRIFEIFSGIAIITFTLIRVLFLELDDYAQKWEYFQLHFCRFFVFIIGVLLIINKKHYIKYFGILSMLGGLIGILFADLKNSAELINADLAYELTRSPANGKPGLEWGHDSYFWWDFIFAHNFVLIASFMLFIVSGKKAKIDQQALFISIVGMTILTAIVFWLNIVMDYIAPVQWKSNWFYLGSQGINTLGKYSKWPYSFFVLWPAGVFASIIFTFLYFAQDKIHFEFSAKGLPKKIKIVKSQNWEYFISKKLYTK is encoded by the coding sequence GTGAGTCGTAATGCTATTTCATGACGTGGAAATCAATTAACTTTTGCCGCGTCAGCTCCGTTATTTTGAACATTTTTTGCACTAATACTTTTATTAATGATGTTAGTTTGAATTTATAAAGAAAAAACTTCTGCTTATTTTCAAAATGTAACTAGAATTATGTTTATGCCAAAAAGGATTTTTGAAATTTTTTCAGGAATCGCTATTATTACCTTTACTTTAATTAGAGTTTTATTTTTGGAACTAGATGACTATGCCCAAAAATGAGAATATTTTCAATTACATTTTTGTCGATTTTTTGTTTTTATTATTGGTGTTTTACTAATTATTAATAAAAAACATTACATTAAATATTTTGGAATTCTTTCAATGTTGGGAGGATTGATAGGTATTTTATTTGCTGATTTAAAAAACTCTGCAGAATTAATCAACGCAGATCTAGCATATGAATTAACTAGATCTCCTGCAAATGGTAAACCAGGATTGGAATGAGGTCATGATAGTTATTTCTGATGAGATTTTATTTTTGCTCATAATTTTGTTCTTATTGCTTCATTTATGTTATTCATTGTATCAGGTAAAAAAGCTAAAATTGATCAACAAGCTTTATTTATTTCAATTGTGGGAATGACAATTTTAACAGCTATAGTATTTTGACTAAATATTGTAATGGACTATATTGCACCAGTTCAATGAAAATCAAATTGATTTTATTTAGGTAGCCAAGGAATTAATACATTAGGCAAATATAGTAAATGACCTTACTCCTTTTTCGTACTTTGACCAGCTGGTGTCTTTGCTTCAATTATTTTTACATTTTTATATTTTGCCCAAGATAAAATTCATTTTGAGTTTAGTGCAAAAGGTTTACCTAAAAAAATAAAAATTGTTAAATCTCAAAATTGGGAATATTTCATCTCAAAAAAACTTTATACAAAATAA
- a CDS encoding division/cell wall cluster transcriptional repressor MraZ — translation MYGTHPRSLDTKNRVVIPANFREELGDIFFITFGPHNVLEMRSEKEFIAFSEKFNNSNLLDADLRKLWRILSSRTVQLSVDKLGRVILPKMLLDLAAIKKELSFIGMGNICEIWSQELFDKDIQQNGNASEITNLVEKLSKKGIVL, via the coding sequence ATGTATGGGACTCATCCAAGAAGTTTGGATACAAAAAATCGCGTAGTAATTCCAGCTAATTTTAGAGAAGAACTAGGAGATATTTTTTTCATTACTTTTGGGCCTCATAACGTACTTGAAATGCGTTCTGAAAAAGAATTTATAGCTTTTTCAGAAAAATTCAACAATTCCAACCTACTAGATGCAGATTTAAGAAAGTTGTGACGGATTTTGTCATCGCGTACTGTCCAACTTTCTGTTGACAAATTAGGTAGAGTAATTCTACCTAAAATGTTACTGGATCTGGCCGCTATCAAAAAAGAATTATCATTTATAGGAATGGGAAACATATGTGAAATATGGTCTCAAGAATTATTTGATAAGGACATTCAACAAAATGGTAATGCTTCTGAAATTACTAATTTAGTTGAAAAATTAAGTAAAAAAGGAATTGTTTTATAA
- the rsmH gene encoding 16S rRNA (cytosine(1402)-N(4))-methyltransferase RsmH — MKHQPVLLKEVLQALDIQANETYVDLTLGRAGHSEKILEGLTTGLLVAFDKDQEAIEESSLYLSKRFTNFHLVHADFQNIEQELKKLKIESVKGILIDLGVSSPQLDAAERGFSYNKNARLDMRMNKDQDLDAHFIVNNYSEVQLVNIFKTYADVKLPQKVAKSIIENRPINTTLELVEIIKHSLPAYLVRQKNPAKAVFQALRVEVNNELESLKKMLKDSLQFLTKNSKLAIITFHSIEDRIVKNFFGNLIKGVHHHKLPILEEKQWKVKVYNPSAAEILENPRSRSAKLRVLTKLF; from the coding sequence ATGAAACACCAACCTGTTTTGCTTAAGGAGGTTCTCCAAGCACTGGATATTCAGGCTAATGAAACTTATGTTGATTTGACACTAGGTCGTGCTGGACACTCCGAAAAGATATTAGAAGGGCTGACAACGGGATTATTAGTAGCTTTTGATAAAGATCAAGAGGCTATAGAAGAAAGTAGTCTTTATCTTAGCAAAAGATTTACCAATTTTCATTTAGTGCATGCTGATTTTCAGAATATAGAGCAAGAACTAAAAAAATTGAAAATTGAATCTGTCAAAGGAATTTTAATAGACTTAGGAGTAAGTTCACCACAACTGGATGCCGCTGAAAGAGGTTTTTCTTATAACAAGAATGCCAGACTTGACATGCGGATGAACAAAGATCAAGATCTGGACGCTCATTTTATTGTCAATAATTATTCTGAAGTGCAATTGGTTAACATTTTCAAAACATATGCTGATGTAAAACTTCCACAAAAAGTTGCGAAAAGCATTATTGAAAATCGACCAATTAATACTACTTTAGAATTAGTTGAAATAATTAAGCATTCATTGCCAGCTTATCTAGTGAGGCAAAAAAATCCAGCTAAAGCTGTATTTCAAGCCTTAAGGGTTGAAGTTAATAACGAACTTGAATCCTTAAAAAAAATGTTAAAAGATAGCTTGCAATTTTTAACCAAAAATAGCAAGCTAGCAATTATCACATTTCATTCGATTGAAGATCGTATTGTCAAAAACTTCTTTGGTAACTTAATTAAAGGTGTTCATCATCACAAATTGCCAATTCTCGAAGAAAAACAATGGAAAGTAAAAGTATATAATCCTTCCGCTGCAGAAATTTTAGAAAATCCCCGCAGTAGAAGTGCTAAATTACGTGTTTTAACAAAATTATTTTAA
- the ftsZ gene encoding cell division protein FtsZ codes for MLNEQQNNLETNVSNEPLAKITIIGVGGGGNNSVDSMIKAKIDGVKFLMANTDLQVLNKYDQDIVIHLGNSAGNRGLGAGANPEVGRQAALETVEEIKTRIQGSDMVIVTAGMGGGTGTGAAPIIAQVAKDMGILTIGIVTTPFAFEGPKRSNNSTDGIEQMKTAVDSLIVISNNKLLEQFGNIPITDSFKYADTILKQTVKTMTDIISVPALVNLDFADVTTVVKDKGLAIIGIGKGSGKDKAVKAAHAAINSPILESSILGAKDLIVNVTGGAKDFSLQDANIVVETIKDAVGGNPNVIFGVAVDNNKDSNDIYVSIIATGLSGKQSSQLEDEEWQEVHENMTEIFTSELDIEEVELQYSRDEEYPEEDLDDDLPPYLKK; via the coding sequence ATGCTTAATGAACAACAAAATAATTTAGAGACAAATGTTTCAAACGAACCATTAGCAAAAATCACCATCATCGGTGTTGGTGGAGGTGGAAACAATTCTGTTGACTCAATGATCAAAGCCAAAATTGATGGTGTAAAATTTTTAATGGCTAATACTGATTTGCAAGTTTTAAACAAATATGATCAGGATATCGTTATACACCTAGGTAATTCTGCAGGTAATAGAGGATTAGGAGCTGGTGCAAATCCTGAAGTAGGACGTCAAGCAGCTCTAGAAACAGTTGAAGAAATCAAAACTAGAATTCAAGGTTCAGACATGGTTATTGTTACTGCAGGAATGGGTGGTGGAACCGGAACTGGTGCTGCGCCTATTATTGCTCAGGTAGCAAAGGATATGGGAATTTTAACAATCGGGATTGTAACAACTCCATTTGCATTTGAAGGTCCAAAAAGATCTAATAATTCAACAGATGGAATTGAACAAATGAAAACTGCAGTTGATTCATTAATTGTCATTTCCAATAACAAATTATTGGAACAATTCGGAAATATTCCCATTACAGATTCTTTTAAATATGCTGATACAATTTTAAAACAAACTGTTAAAACAATGACTGATATTATTTCTGTTCCTGCCTTAGTTAATCTTGACTTTGCCGATGTTACTACAGTGGTTAAAGATAAGGGTCTTGCAATTATTGGAATCGGTAAAGGATCAGGAAAAGATAAAGCAGTTAAAGCAGCTCATGCAGCAATTAATTCACCAATTTTAGAATCATCAATTCTAGGAGCAAAAGATTTAATTGTAAACGTTACAGGTGGAGCAAAAGATTTTTCTTTACAAGATGCTAATATTGTTGTGGAAACAATTAAAGATGCAGTTGGTGGAAATCCTAACGTCATCTTCGGAGTTGCTGTTGATAATAACAAAGATTCAAATGATATTTATGTTTCAATTATTGCAACAGGACTAAGTGGTAAACAAAGTAGTCAATTAGAAGACGAAGAATGACAAGAAGTGCATGAAAATATGACAGAAATTTTTACTTCAGAATTAGACATCGAAGAAGTTGAACTACAATATTCAAGAGATGAAGAATATCCTGAAGAAGATCTTGATGATGATCTGCCTCCTTATCTTAAAAAATAA
- a CDS encoding adenine phosphoribosyltransferase: MKLNNFIRDVPDFPKAGIMFKDISPLLANGAALNYTIEKMAELAKDADIIIGPDARGFLFGTPTAARLAKPFIMVRKPNKLPGEVVAMSYDLEYGKNTLEVQKGMIKKGQKAVIIDDVLATGGTLEAIIKLVESQGATVDKIIVLMELEALQGRKKLKVPVDALINI; this comes from the coding sequence ATGAAATTAAATAACTTTATTCGAGATGTGCCAGATTTTCCTAAAGCAGGAATTATGTTTAAAGACATCTCACCCTTACTAGCTAATGGTGCAGCATTAAACTATACAATTGAAAAAATGGCAGAACTTGCCAAAGATGCCGATATTATTATTGGACCTGATGCTCGGGGATTCTTATTTGGAACACCTACAGCTGCTAGATTAGCAAAACCCTTTATTATGGTTCGTAAACCTAACAAACTTCCTGGTGAGGTTGTAGCTATGAGTTATGATTTAGAGTATGGTAAAAATACTTTAGAAGTACAAAAAGGCATGATTAAAAAAGGACAAAAAGCCGTTATTATTGATGATGTTTTAGCAACGGGGGGAACTTTAGAAGCTATCATAAAACTTGTAGAATCACAAGGTGCAACCGTTGATAAAATCATTGTTTTAATGGAATTAGAAGCACTTCAAGGACGTAAGAAACTAAAAGTTCCTGTAGATGCCTTAATCAATATTTAA
- a CDS encoding potassium channel family protein, which produces MNKKIENFEKKLGCIIWIEKDLKFSTKDTAAVKFGQWVYFGIIFFAISFSLLILAIPKNYQEQLKYWIAGGQLLAAIILIADYLLLFWTVKYTKDWQNPRLKFLFSFSSLFLILGILSSLYPLNNFLELDQGSKQFFSYLEALSVIKVFRFLLLVSIFKSFRVLFEVFRSQKIVLINIFAFIIFIILFLALLIWNAEVSHVKANNWTDQQIEETTNIIKTYWDAIYFSTITLTTIGYGDIIPYAPLTKILVVFVSLLGIALFAIPSGVIAGAFLTKIQENSKNKKKEKEK; this is translated from the coding sequence ATGAATAAAAAAATTGAAAACTTCGAAAAAAAATTAGGATGCATAATTTGAATTGAAAAAGATTTAAAATTCAGTACAAAAGATACTGCTGCAGTTAAATTTGGACAGTGGGTTTATTTTGGTATTATATTTTTTGCTATCTCATTTTCACTTTTAATTTTAGCAATTCCCAAAAACTACCAAGAGCAGCTAAAATATTGAATTGCTGGAGGTCAATTACTTGCAGCTATTATTTTGATTGCTGATTATTTATTACTATTTTGAACAGTTAAATATACAAAAGATTGACAAAATCCTCGTTTGAAATTTTTATTTAGTTTTAGCTCATTATTTTTAATATTAGGAATTTTATCTTCACTTTATCCTTTGAATAATTTTTTAGAATTAGATCAGGGATCTAAACAATTTTTCAGTTACTTAGAAGCTCTCTCTGTTATTAAAGTATTTCGATTCTTACTATTGGTAAGTATTTTTAAATCTTTCCGTGTTTTATTTGAAGTATTTCGATCACAAAAGATTGTATTAATTAATATTTTTGCATTTATTATTTTCATTATATTATTTTTAGCTTTGTTAATTTGAAATGCAGAAGTCTCTCATGTAAAAGCAAATAATTGAACAGATCAACAAATCGAAGAAACTACCAATATTATTAAAACATATTGAGATGCCATTTACTTTTCAACCATTACTTTAACAACAATTGGCTATGGTGATATTATTCCTTATGCTCCTTTAACAAAAATTTTAGTAGTATTTGTTTCACTTTTAGGAATTGCTTTATTCGCAATTCCTTCTGGAGTTATTGCGGGGGCATTTTTAACAAAAATTCAGGAAAATTCTAAAAACAAAAAGAAAGAAAAAGAGAAATAG
- a CDS encoding ribonuclease J, which translates to MAKINFFALGGLDENGKNCYVLEVDNDLYIINSGTKVPISSVNGVDTLIPDFKFLEKNQKRIKGVFLTDVKNESFSAIPWLLMRVKNLKIYCSVFSKFIVLERLSKYKIGHNNFEVISLIKRTQIGMATITPISVAGALPGINGYNFETADGNILFLLNLVVGNLGLFGNTNLNFIKKVTNNEKPLLALFLDSGKSNLPGKSIDKIGITSKIEKVFQETKEESRIIIGAYDEEMFILNEVLTLAQKNDRPVIIYGRNYSQLLELSIRINKEQKMPKFLEYKYANKTKNAVILVVGKVERLYQRFLRITEKNDVFLKLKSEDSVIMIAPPVNGLEVTHALTLDEIARISKNLIDVSESEYYPLRPAKEDIAKIVSFLKPEHFIPLQGLYRYLVVASQEANKAGVSKAKSYVLQNGKTLSFVDGKLFSQKGFIKDAGETIIDGFGVGDISHEVIRERETLGRDGVISISSLLNYKTKKIEGEINIISSGTIIKEIKTEIHDMISSIFIQVCNENNLKNLKDVQEKIRKVVRKLIFKKIDKEPIVLVTFYEY; encoded by the coding sequence ATGGCTAAAATTAATTTCTTTGCCTTGGGTGGATTAGATGAAAATGGAAAAAACTGTTATGTTTTAGAAGTTGATAATGATCTTTATATTATTAATAGTGGTACTAAAGTACCTATTTCTTCAGTTAATGGTGTTGATACTTTAATTCCTGATTTTAAATTTTTAGAGAAAAACCAAAAAAGAATTAAAGGTGTATTTTTAACAGATGTTAAAAATGAATCATTTTCAGCAATTCCTTGACTATTAATGCGTGTGAAAAATCTGAAAATTTACTGTTCTGTTTTTTCAAAATTTATTGTTTTGGAACGTTTGTCAAAATATAAAATAGGGCACAATAATTTTGAAGTAATTAGTTTGATAAAAAGAACTCAAATTGGTATGGCAACAATTACACCAATTTCAGTTGCAGGAGCTTTACCGGGAATTAATGGTTACAATTTTGAAACCGCTGATGGAAATATTTTATTTTTATTAAATTTAGTAGTAGGAAATTTAGGTTTATTTGGTAATACAAATTTAAATTTTATTAAAAAAGTCACAAACAATGAAAAACCATTGCTTGCCTTATTTTTAGATTCAGGAAAGTCAAATTTACCAGGAAAATCCATTGATAAAATCGGGATAACTTCCAAAATTGAAAAAGTTTTTCAAGAGACTAAAGAAGAATCAAGAATAATTATTGGTGCTTATGATGAAGAAATGTTTATTCTTAATGAAGTTTTAACACTTGCACAAAAAAATGATCGCCCTGTAATAATCTATGGTAGAAACTACAGTCAATTGCTAGAATTATCAATTAGAATCAACAAAGAACAAAAAATGCCTAAATTTTTAGAATATAAATATGCTAATAAAACTAAAAATGCAGTTATTTTAGTAGTAGGAAAAGTTGAAAGACTTTATCAAAGATTTTTAAGAATTACGGAAAAAAATGATGTTTTTTTAAAACTAAAAAGTGAAGATTCAGTTATTATGATTGCTCCCCCTGTCAATGGTTTAGAAGTAACACACGCCTTAACTTTAGATGAAATTGCCAGAATTTCTAAAAATTTAATCGATGTCAGTGAAAGTGAATATTACCCACTTAGACCTGCAAAAGAAGACATCGCCAAAATTGTGAGTTTTTTAAAACCTGAACATTTCATACCTTTACAAGGACTTTATCGTTATTTAGTTGTTGCTTCACAAGAAGCCAATAAAGCAGGTGTATCTAAAGCTAAAAGTTATGTGCTTCAAAATGGTAAAACTTTATCTTTTGTAGATGGAAAATTATTTTCACAAAAAGGTTTTATCAAAGATGCTGGTGAAACAATTATTGATGGTTTTGGAGTAGGTGATATTTCTCATGAAGTTATTCGTGAAAGAGAAACTTTAGGAAGAGATGGTGTAATTTCCATTTCAAGTCTTTTAAATTATAAAACTAAAAAAATTGAGGGTGAAATTAACATTATTTCATCGGGAACTATCATCAAAGAAATTAAGACAGAAATTCATGATATGATTTCATCTATTTTCATACAAGTATGTAATGAAAATAATTTAAAAAATTTAAAAGATGTTCAGGAAAAAATTCGTAAAGTAGTAAGAAAATTAATTTTTAAAAAAATTGATAAAGAACCAATAGTTTTGGTAACCTTTTACGAATACTAG
- a CDS encoding thioredoxin family protein → MHKKIELMKWADAQKEIAKGHVYLEFVTAWCGDCKMMEPIVDEVAEEFADDNRIRIIRVDAEEANLFRDANNKYQVLKVPTHLILKDGEIFRKGFEYYPKQILVEWIKDSLK, encoded by the coding sequence ATGCATAAAAAAATTGAATTAATGAAATGAGCTGACGCTCAAAAAGAAATAGCTAAAGGACATGTGTATTTAGAATTCGTTACTGCATGATGCGGTGATTGTAAAATGATGGAACCAATTGTGGACGAAGTTGCTGAAGAATTTGCAGATGATAACAGAATTAGAATTATTCGTGTTGATGCAGAAGAAGCTAATCTATTCCGTGATGCAAATAATAAATATCAAGTATTAAAAGTACCAACTCATCTAATATTAAAAGATGGTGAAATTTTTCGTAAAGGATTCGAATACTATCCAAAGCAAATATTAGTTGAATGAATCAAAGATTCTTTAAAATAA
- the tpiA gene encoding triose-phosphate isomerase → MKKLLIIGNWKMNKTLEETESFLKEFETLFTQEKAKISQYTEFGIAAPFTSLTAFRSQKLLNGVAQNFSHHESGAYTGEISAVMLKDLSVKYVILGHSERRTYYGETDKIVNAKMHQAIKHGLVPIVCVGETLEEYEAGKTQEVIKHQIAGSLEGLEDYSKIVLAYEPIWAIGTGKTATPEIAQNVCQFIHSLTSKNLVVQYGGSVSPENVADLMSQSDIDGALVGGASLKPESFIKLLTLGK, encoded by the coding sequence ATGAAAAAATTATTAATTATAGGTAATTGAAAAATGAACAAAACTTTGGAAGAAACTGAAAGCTTCCTAAAGGAATTTGAAACTTTATTTACACAAGAAAAAGCTAAAATATCACAATATACAGAATTTGGAATTGCTGCGCCTTTTACTTCACTAACTGCTTTTAGGAGTCAAAAATTATTAAATGGTGTTGCACAAAACTTTTCACATCATGAATCAGGAGCTTATACAGGTGAAATTTCAGCTGTAATGTTAAAAGATTTAAGCGTTAAATATGTAATTTTAGGTCACTCAGAAAGAAGAACTTATTACGGGGAAACAGACAAAATTGTAAATGCAAAAATGCACCAAGCAATCAAACATGGATTAGTGCCAATTGTTTGTGTTGGAGAAACTTTAGAAGAATATGAAGCTGGTAAAACGCAAGAAGTTATTAAACATCAAATTGCAGGTTCACTAGAAGGATTGGAAGATTATTCAAAAATTGTTTTAGCTTATGAACCAATTTGAGCGATTGGAACAGGAAAAACAGCAACTCCTGAAATTGCACAAAATGTTTGTCAATTTATCCATTCATTAACTTCAAAAAACTTAGTAGTGCAATATGGGGGAAGTGTTTCACCTGAAAATGTTGCAGATTTAATGTCTCAGTCAGATATTGATGGAGCATTAGTTGGTGGAGCTTCATTAAAGCCAGAATCATTTATCAAATTATTAACTTTGGGAAAATAA
- a CDS encoding DUF4231 domain-containing protein translates to MITFKMRNSSQDFVKYAIRSTKLRALRFKTAFWSISIFSLFFGFFSGLMGTAKLASTRFPEAYKSIVEAFVTITKDGKTIDQWPIFVLWIGVATSIISGLLALFLVRQRWIDNEKKHNIIMLEMRLYQAQYGIYSDPKTADLVIFNRVSEILETNKEIIKRWGRNDAK, encoded by the coding sequence ATGATTACTTTTAAAATGAGAAATTCTTCACAGGACTTTGTAAAATATGCAATTAGAAGCACAAAATTACGTGCTTTAAGATTTAAAACTGCTTTTTGATCAATATCAATTTTTTCTTTGTTTTTTGGTTTTTTTTCAGGCTTAATGGGAACTGCCAAACTTGCATCAACTAGATTTCCAGAAGCTTACAAAAGCATTGTTGAAGCTTTTGTAACAATCACAAAAGACGGAAAAACTATAGATCAATGGCCAATTTTTGTGTTATGAATAGGTGTTGCAACTTCTATTATTTCAGGTTTATTAGCATTATTTCTAGTACGTCAAAGGTGAATTGATAACGAAAAAAAACATAATATTATTATGTTAGAAATGCGTTTATATCAAGCACAATATGGAATTTACAGCGATCCAAAAACAGCCGACTTAGTAATTTTTAACCGTGTATCAGAAATTTTAGAAACAAATAAAGAAATTATAAAACGCTGAGGTAGAAATGATGCCAAGTAA
- a CDS encoding DUF4231 domain-containing protein, with protein MMPSKELLLNKSKALANKLYKKYLISKFLYLILNIILILMSAFMSILSAYSIAKNPNLYSVSIFVAIAFITAIMTFLNALITTFTLKNRYKILSDKIEVLKEQIKKIEENKIEDMREFIATIGTIDSVH; from the coding sequence ATGATGCCAAGTAAAGAATTATTGTTAAATAAGAGTAAAGCTTTAGCAAATAAGCTTTATAAAAAATACTTAATTTCAAAATTTCTTTATTTAATACTAAACATTATTCTAATTCTTATGTCGGCTTTTATGAGTATTTTATCTGCTTATTCTATTGCTAAAAATCCTAATTTATATTCAGTTTCAATATTTGTGGCTATTGCTTTTATTACCGCAATTATGACTTTTTTAAATGCCTTAATTACAACTTTTACATTAAAAAATCGTTACAAGATTTTAAGTGATAAAATTGAGGTTTTAAAAGAACAAATTAAAAAAATAGAAGAAAATAAAATTGAAGATATGCGAGAGTTCATTGCCACAATCGGAACAATTGATAGTGTTCACTAG